A single genomic interval of Nomascus leucogenys isolate Asia chromosome 3, Asia_NLE_v1, whole genome shotgun sequence harbors:
- the FRAT1 gene encoding proto-oncogene FRAT1 yields the protein MPCRREEEEEAGEEAEGEEEEEDSFLLLQQSVALGSSGEVDRLVAQIGETLQLDAAQDSPASPLRAPGPLAAAVPADKARPPAVPLLLPPASAETVGPAPPGVLRCALGDRGRVRGRAAPYCVAELATGPSALSPLPPQADLDGPPGAGKQGIPQPLSGPCRRGWLRGAAASRRLQQRRGSQPETRTGDDDPHRLLQQLVLSGNLIKEAVRRLHSRRLQLRAKLPQRPLLGPLSAPVHEPPSPRSPRVACSDPGASGRAQLRTGDGVLVPGS from the coding sequence ATGCCGTGccggagggaggaggaagaggaagccgGCGAGGAGgcggagggggaggaagaggaggaggacagcTTCCTCCTGCTGCAGCAGTCGGTGGCGCTGGGCAGCTCGGGCGAGGTGGACCGGCTGGTGGCCCAGATCGGCGAGACGCTGCAGCTGGACGCGGCGCAGGACAGCCCGGCCTCGCCTCTGCGGGCCCCGGGGCCCCTGGCTGCGGCAGTGCCGGCGGACAAGGCCCGGCCCCCGGCGGtgccgctgctgctgccgccCGCGTCGGCGGAGACTGTGGGCCCGGCGCCCCCTGGGGTCCTGCGCTGCGCCCTGGGGGACCGCGGCCGCGTGCGGGGCCGCGCTGCGCCCTACTGCGTGGCCGAGCTAGCTACAGGCCCCAGCGCGCTGTCCCCACTGCCCCCTCAGGCCGACCTTGATGGGCCTCCGGGAGCTGGCAAGCAGGGCATCCCGCAGCCGCTGTCGGGTCCGTGCCGGCGAGGATGGCTCCGGGGCGCCGCCGCCTCCCGCCGCCTGCAGCAGCGACGCGGGTCCCAACCAGAAACCCGCACAGGCGACGACGACCCGCACCGACTTCTGCAGCAGCTAGTGCTCTCTGGAAACCTCATCAAGGAGGCCGTGCGAAGGCTTCATTCGCGACGGCTGCAGTTACGTGCAAAGCTTCCCCAACGCCCGCTCCTGGGACCTCTGTCGGCCCCGGTGCATGAACCCCCTTCGCCTCGCAGCCCTCGCGTGGCCTGCAGTGACCCTGGCGCCTCCGGGAGGGCGCAGCTCAGAACTGGCGACGGCGTTCTTGTGCCTGGCAGCTAA